The following nucleotide sequence is from Synechococcus sp. CBW1004.
TCCTGCACCCGCCGAAGCCGCCCCGGCCGCCGAGGCTCCCACCCCCAGTCCTGCCGCCCGCCCCGCCGTGAGTCACGCTGCTGTCCCGGTGAACCTCTACAAGCCGAAGGATCCCTTCATCGGCACCGTCACCGACAACTATTCCTTGCTCCAGGAGGGCGCGATCGGTCGCGTCAACCACATCACCTTCGATCTCTCCGGTGGCGACCCCCACCTGAGCTATGTCGAGGGTCAGAGCATCGGCATCATCCCCGACGGCACCGACGCCAACGGCAAGCCTCACAAGCTGCGCCTCTACTCGATCGCCAGCACCCGTCACGGCGACAACATGGCCGGCAACACCGTCTCCCTGTGCGTGCGCCAGCTGCAGTATGAGAAGGACGGCGAGACGATCAACGGCGTCTGCTCCACCTTCCTGTGTGACATCGAACCCGGTGCAAAGGTCAAGATCACCGGTCCGGTGGGTAAGGAGATGCTCCTGCCGGAAGACGAGGAGTCCAATGTGATCATGCTGGCCACCGGCACGGGCATCGCCCCGATGCGCACCTATCTGCGCCGCATGTTCGAGCCGGCGGAGCGCGAGAAGAATGGCTGGCATTTCAAGGGCAAGGCCTGGCTGATCATGGGTGTGCCCACCACGGCCAATCTCCTGTACGACGCCGATTTCGAGCACTATCAGAGCCAGTACCCCGATCAGTTCCGCTACACCAAGGCGATCAGCCGCGAGCAGCAGAACGCCAAGGGTGGTCGCATGTACATCCAGGATCGCGTGCTCGAGAACGCCGAAGAGATCTTCTCCTGGATCGAGAATCCCAAGACCCATGTCTACATGTGTGGCCTGCGTGGCATGGAGCCCGGCATCGACGAGGCGATGACCGCCGCCGCCGCCGCCAAGGGTCTCGACTGGGCCGAGCTGCGTCCCCAGCTCAAGAAGGCCGAGCGCTGGCACGTGGAGACCTACTGAGCGTCCGCTTCGTCTCCGAGCGGTTCGCACCGCTGTCGCTTCGCTTCCGGGCCCGCCACGGCGGGCCTTTTTATTGCCTGCCCCTCCCCCGCGGCGATGGCGGAACCCTCACATCGCCGCTCCGTCCCCAGGCGGGGGCAGCCAAGGGCGGTCATACCCGTTAAACCAGAGTCGATCGAGCCACAGCTCCCATGCCTTCCCTGCTCACCAATCCGCTGCGGGTCGGTCTGCGCCAGGAGCGGGTGATCACGCCCCAGTGCATCGTGATCTTCGGGGCCAGCGGTGACCTCACCCACCGCAAACTGGTGCCCGCCCTGTTCGAGCTCTATCGCCAGCGGCGCCTGCCCAGTGAGTTCGCGGTGCTGGGATGCGCCCGCCGGCCCTGGAGCGACGAGGAGTTCCGCCAGAAGATGGCCGAAGCTCTCGCCGATGAGATCCGCGAACACCCCAGCGCCTGGGACTCGTTCAGCCAGGGTCTCTTCTACGAGCCGGTGGACCTGCAGCAGAGCGACCACCTGGTGCGCCTGGCGGGACGGCTCGAGGCGATCGACCGGTTGCGGGCCACCCGCGGCAACCGCACCTTCTACCTGTCGGTGTCACCGGAGTTCTATGGCAGCGGCTGCCGCGCCCTGGCGGGGGCGGGCCTGCTGGCCGATCCGGAGCGGAGCCGGGTGGTGATCGAGAAGCCCTTCGGCCGTGACTACGGCAGTGCTCAGGCCCTCAACAAGGTGGTGCAGGCCTGTGCCAAGGAAAGCCAGGTGTTCCGCATCGACCACTACCTAGGCAAGGAGACGGTCCAGAACATCCTGGTGATGCGTTTCGCCAACACGATCTTCGAGCCGATCTGGAACCGCAACTACATCGCCAACGTCCAGATCACGGCCGCCGAGACGGTGGGCGTCGAGGAGCGGGCCGGGTACTACGAAACCTCCGGGGCTCTGCGCGACATGGTGCAGAACCACCTCACCCAGATCCTGGCCCTCACCGCCATGGAGCCCCCCGGCCGCTTCGACGCCGAGGCGATTCGCAATGAAAAGGCCAAGGTGCTGCAGGCCGCCCGCCTCGCCCGCGAGGACGAGCCCTGGAAGTGCTGCGTGCGCGGTCAGTACAGCCGTGGTGGTTCCGCCGCCAGCCCGCTGCCGGGCTACCGCGATGAGCCGGGGGTGAATCCCAACAGCACCACGGAGACCTACGTGGCGATGAAGCTGTTCATCAACAACTGGCGCTGGCAGGGGGTGCCCTTCTACCTGCGCACCGGCAAGCGCCTGCCCAAGCGGCTCTCCGAGGTCGTGCTCACCTTCCGGGAGGCGCCGGTGCACCTGTTCGACGCCGCCGGTGGTGCCCCCACCCCGAACCAGCTGATCCTGCGCATCCAGCCCGATGAGGGTGCCGAGATCCGGTTCGAGGTGAAGGCCCCCGGCTCCGGCATGCGCAGCCGGCCGGTGGACATGGCCTTCTCCTACGACGACTCCTTCGGTGAACCCTCCGATGAGGGCTATGTGCGACTGCTGGCCGACGCCATGCTGGGCGACCCCACCCTCTACACCCGCAGCGACGAAGTGGAGGCCGCCTGGCGCCTGTACACCCCGCTGCTGGAGCTGATCGAGGAGGCTCCCTGGCAGCTGCCGGTGCATCCCTACGAAGCCCGCACCTGGGGCCCCGCCGCCGCCGACAACCTCATGGCCGAGGACGGTCTGGTCTGGCGCCGCCCCTGAGTCCCCTCCCTCCGCTGACGATTCCCCCCGGTCCTCTCACCCTCGTCCACCATGCCTGCCCAGCTCACCCTTGCGGCCCCCCTGGACGTACCGCCTGCGGAGGTCAGCCCCTATCTCGAACGCCTCTGGAACCAGGAGCTGGAGGGCTCCACCGGAGCCGCCACCTTCACGTTGATCGTCTGGGAGCCCTCCTGGCTGGAGCAGCAGCTGGTGCGCCTCGGTCGGATCGATGGCCCGATCCGTGGCCTTGACCGTGATGATGCCCTCGAGGCGGCCCGCGAGGCGGTGCCGGAATGCGGTCTGCCGTTCAGTACCGCTCCGATGGATCCGCGCCTCACCTGGAAGCTCGGCGCCCTGGCCGGCGATCACACCGCCGAGGATCTGCGCGGTCAGTTCGTCGAGAGCGCCATCAGCGGTCACATGCCGCGGCGGCTGATCACCCTGGCGCCCACCCTCGATGCCTCTCTGGCGCTGGAGACGATGGTGGCGGCCTACTGCCCGCTGCCGCAGGAGCAGGGAGCCGGGGAAGCCTGCGGCGATGTGATCGTGCTCCGCGGTGGTATCGGGGCCCTGCAACAGGGGCTGCCCCTGCTGCAGCCCCTGGTGGGCAGCGATCTGCCCTGCTGGGTGTGGTGGAACAGCAGCCTCGATGAACCGGCCGAGATGCTGGAGGCGCTGGCACCGCCCCCCCGTCGCCTGGTGATCGATACGTCCCTGGGCAACCCGGCCCGCTGCCTGCAGGTGCTGGTGGACCACATCGACAGGGGGCAGGCCGTCAATGACCTCAACTGGCTGCGCCTGCGCAGCTGGCGCGAATCCCTGGCGATGGTGTTCGATCCCCCCTCCCGCCGGGATGCTCTGGCCCATGTGGTGCAGATGGACATCGACGTGGAGGGGGACCATCCGGTCAAGGGTCTGCTGCTGGCGGCCTGGCTCGCCGATCGCCTCGGCTGGCATCTGGTCGACAGCCAGGTGATCGAGGAGGGCGGCATCGCCGCCGAGTTCCAGCGCACGGACGGCGCCACGGTGCGGTTCCGGCTGATGCCTGTTCCGATGGGGCATCCCAAGGCGCACCCCGGTGCCATCGTCGGCCTTCGCCTGATCTGCCAGCCGCCCGAACGGGCGGCCCTGTGCGTGATCCTCTGCTCCGAGTCCGGCGGCTGCATGCGGCTGGAATCCGGCGGCATGGCCTCGATGCAGCTGGTGGAGGAGGTGGTGCCCCTGCCCGAGGAGAAGGAGGAGGTGGAGCTCGCCCGTCTGCTCGGCGGCGGCCACGACACCACCAATCCCCTGCTGGCGGCGGCGGCTCCCGTGGCCCTCGACCTGCTGCCCCAGCCTGCCGGCGCCGGTTGAGCCCTTGGCCTGTGTGATCGCCGCCCCCTGCAGCGGCAGCGGCAAGACTCTGCTCAGCCTCTGCCTGGCGGCCCTGGCCCGTCAGCGGGGCGCCAGCCTGCAACCCTTCAAGGTCGGACCGGACTACCTCGATCCCCAGCTGCTCTCAGAGGTGGCGGGCCGCAGCTGCCGCAATCTCGACACCCAGCTCTGCGGCGAGGAGTGGGTGCGCCGCTGCTTCCGCTGGCATGGCAGCCGCACCGAGCGGGTGCTGGTGGAGGGGGTGATGGGCCTGTTCGATGGAAGGGGGCCCACCAGCGAAGGCAGCACCGCTGAAGTGGCCGCTCTGCTCGAGCTTCCCGTTGTGCTGGTGGTGGAGGCCTCCCGCCAGGCGGGCTCGCTGGCGGCGCTGGTGCGTGGTTTCCGCGATCACGGCCCGCCGCAGGTGACCCTCGCGGGGGTGGTGCTCAACCGGGTGGGCAGTGAGCGCCACCGGGCCCTGCTGGCCGAGGCCCTCGCCGCCATCGACGTGCCGCTGCTGGGGGTGCTGCCCCACGATCCATCCCTCGCACTGCCATCCCGCCATCTCGGTCTGCTGCCGCCCGGCGAGCTGGAGGATCTGGTCGAGCGGCGCCGGCAGTGGGCCGATCTGGCCGCCCGCCATCTCGATCTGGAACGGCTCTGGCCGCTGCTGGAGTCTCCGGAACCCCCCCCTCCGGGAACGGTGGATCCGATTCACTGGGTGCTGGAGCGGGGCCGATCCGGGGACGGCGGGGATCCGGCTCTGTGGCTGCCTCTCCAGGCCCAGGCGGATCCATGCGGTGTCGCCCGCGCCGAGGGAGGGACCAGTGGGCTCCTGACCGCTTCCTGTTCCGGAGGACGGGAGGGCTCGTCGGCGGGTCGGCTGCCGTCCTCCCTGGCCGTGCCGCCGCCCGAACCTGACCCCTCCTGCCGGGTTCCGCTGCCGGTGGCGATCGCTAGCGATCAGGCCTTCCATTTCCGCTATCCCGAGGTCAGTGAGCTGCTGCTGGCGCTGGGCCTGCAGCCGCACCCCTGGAGTCCTCTGGCGGATGCGCCGCTGCCGGCCGGATGCCGTGCCGTGCTGCTCCCCGGCGGCTACCCCGAGCTCCATGCCGAGCAGCTGGCAGCCTCCCGGCGCAGCCTTGGCGCGCTGGCGGCGGCCGCGAGGGGGAGGGTGCCGGTTGTGGCGGAGTGTGGCGGCCTGCTGTTGCTGGGGCAACGCCTGCATGACCCCGACGATCGCCCCCACGCCATGGCCGGTGTGCTGCCGTTCTCGGCTCGGCGCGGCTCGCTCACCCTGGGGTATCGACAGGCCGAGGCGCACTGTGATGGCCTGCTGGTGCGCCGCGGCGAGCGACTGATCGGCCACGAGTTCCATCGCTGGCAGCTGCGGCCTGACCCGCCTGTCCCGACAGATGCGGCGGCGGTTCCGTGGGTCGAGCCGCGGCAGTCCCAGGCGCTTCAGGCGGATGGCGAGGGCGCTCGGCCACTCGCCAACAGGCTCATCCGTACGGATTGGACCGCTGCCCCGATGGCAACCGCGCCGGGGCTGTGGCAGCTTGAGGGCTGGGGTTGGCCGGGGAGACCGGAGGGATGGACGAACGCCGCGCTGCACGCGAGTTGGCTGCATCTCCACTGGGCTGGTTGCCCGGTGATCCCGCTGCGGCTGGCCGCCGCAGCCGCCAGCGCCGTGCCGCTGCCGACGAACGGCGATTTCTGCAGCCCCAGGACCCCCGCCCCACCCAGGGCAGGGAGCGCTGGCGGCTGATCGTGCGCGGCCAGGTGCAGGGGGTGGGCTATCGCGCCATCTGTCGCCGCCGCGCCGAGGAACTGCGGCTCAGTGGCTGGGTGCGCAATCTGCCCGATGGATCGGTGGAGGTGGAGGCCGAAGGTCAGACCCGGGATCTGGGGGAGCTGCTGCTCTGGTGCGAACGGGGGCCCCAGGGCTCCCAGGTGAGCGGCGTCAGCAGCACCCGGATCGCCCCCACTGGCTCCGACTGGTTCGAGATCCGCCGCTGAGCCCGGCTGCCCCCCTGGGCCTGGCGGTTCCGGGGCTGGTGATCCAGGCCTGCTGCCCGGGCCCGGATCGCCTCGTGTGTGGATCCGAACGGCATCGCGAGCCATCTGCGGAGCGGGCGCGGCGAGCGATGGTCGGGATGGCCCTCCCTCGATGGTGTCTGCGTTGATGGCAGGCGGCCACAATGGCCGCTGCTGCCGCCGGACTCCTGAACCTCGCCAGCCTTGCGGGTGAACTGCTGGGGTTTGCCCTGGCCATCTCCTTCAGCCCGCTTCACATCGCCCTGCTGCTGCTGCTGCTGCTCGGTCCCGATCCGCTGCGGCGGGGGGGATGGTTCGTGGCCGGCTGGCTCCTGGTGTCGCTGCTGGAGCTGACCCTGTTGCTGGCCCTTGGCCACGGCCTGCTGCTGACGATGGAGAAGGGCAGCGACCACCGCACCGGTCTTGATCTGCTGGCTGCCGGTGCCCTGATGGCCGTGGGGCTCAATGAGCTGCTCAGTCGTGGCGAGGAGGAGGCCGTGCCCGGCTGGGCTTCCAGGCTGGATCGCTTCTGCGCCAGGCCGCTGCTGCCGCTGCTGGCCCTCAGCGCCCTGATCCAGGTGATCAGTCCGGATGATGTCTTTCTGTATGCCAAGGCCGGCGGCAGTCTTCTGGCCGCCGGTTTCAACCGTCCCGAGGAGCTGGTGGCGGTGCTGCTGTTCAGCCTGGCGACGGGCCTGCTGCTGCTGGTGCCGCTGGGCGCTCTGCTGGTGGTCGGCCAGGAGCGGCTCCAGCCCTGGCTGGAACGCGGCAAGGCCTGGCTCTACGCGCGTGCGGACACCCTGGTGGGTCTGGTCAGCCTGGCTCTGGCGGTTTACCTGGGCGCCCAGGGGGTGCAGGGTCTGCGGTTGGCCTGATCACCCGTCCCTCGCCCTCAGGTCGGCCCCGGCTTCGATCCGGGACCATCCCGCTCCTGCAGCCAGTTGCGCCACAGCTCACCGGCGCCGGGATCGCTCCTTGGGCCCGGGTCGGTCGCCATCAGCGAGACGGACTGGCTGGCCCGGCTGACCGCCACATAGACCAGCTGGCGCCGCAGCACCGGGTCGCGGGGCCAGAACACATCCGCGTCGACGAAGACCTCGGCGAAGGTGCTGCCCTGGCTGCGGTGCACCGTCAGCACCGCGGCGGGTCCCAGCGAGGCAAAGGCGTCCCGCACCAGGAAGAACCGTCGCCAGAGGCTTCGGCCGCCCTGCTTGCCGGCGTCGCGGGCCCGCTGACGCAGCCGCTCCAGCACCGCCTCCAGCTGGTTCCTGGCCTCGCTGCCGAGGGGAGGCAGCAGGCGCAGCTCCAGCTGGCTCTCACCGCTGTCGACACGGGCGGAGAGGGTGTCGATCAGCGGCACCGCCAGACCCTCCAGATCCGCGGCCTGCACGCCGAAATCGAGCAGATCGCAGCGTTCGGGACGCACATCGATCACCTCCAGCTCTCGGTTGGAGCCGAGCACCATGTCCGGCTCCTCCCCCGTCTCGGCCCCCTGGCGGCAAGCCGGCGCCAGCACCGCTCCGCGTGTGATCAGTACCTCGCCCGGCAGCACCGGCAGCTGATCGGCCATGGAGCCGTGGAGGGCGCGTCGGGCGATCGGCACCAGCTGCTCCAGGGAGCGGTTGGTATAGCAGAGGATCCGGGTGCGATCGGGATCGCCGCTCTCGGCGCAGCGTCGCAGGGACTCCTGTGCCGCCTGCAGCCACTCCTGCCGCCCGAGTATCGCCACCCGCCCCTCCGGAGCCTCGATCGTCCCGAGGGCCGGCGGCCGGCTGCAGGGGAGGGCCTGCTCCCGGATGCCCTGGGCCAGGCGCAGCACCGGGCCCTGATGGCGCACCACGTG
It contains:
- a CDS encoding FAD-binding oxidoreductase; this encodes MRVSTGNATLSDGRMISVLVEGFGVGRQRRAQRRLTVPFTQLQSLMQTIAQQGGRILDVSSGDSVAPAPAEAAPAAEAPTPSPAARPAVSHAAVPVNLYKPKDPFIGTVTDNYSLLQEGAIGRVNHITFDLSGGDPHLSYVEGQSIGIIPDGTDANGKPHKLRLYSIASTRHGDNMAGNTVSLCVRQLQYEKDGETINGVCSTFLCDIEPGAKVKITGPVGKEMLLPEDEESNVIMLATGTGIAPMRTYLRRMFEPAEREKNGWHFKGKAWLIMGVPTTANLLYDADFEHYQSQYPDQFRYTKAISREQQNAKGGRMYIQDRVLENAEEIFSWIENPKTHVYMCGLRGMEPGIDEAMTAAAAAKGLDWAELRPQLKKAERWHVETY
- a CDS encoding glucose-6-phosphate dehydrogenase assembly protein OpcA, with the protein product MPAQLTLAAPLDVPPAEVSPYLERLWNQELEGSTGAATFTLIVWEPSWLEQQLVRLGRIDGPIRGLDRDDALEAAREAVPECGLPFSTAPMDPRLTWKLGALAGDHTAEDLRGQFVESAISGHMPRRLITLAPTLDASLALETMVAAYCPLPQEQGAGEACGDVIVLRGGIGALQQGLPLLQPLVGSDLPCWVWWNSSLDEPAEMLEALAPPPRRLVIDTSLGNPARCLQVLVDHIDRGQAVNDLNWLRLRSWRESLAMVFDPPSRRDALAHVVQMDIDVEGDHPVKGLLLAAWLADRLGWHLVDSQVIEEGGIAAEFQRTDGATVRFRLMPVPMGHPKAHPGAIVGLRLICQPPERAALCVILCSESGGCMRLESGGMASMQLVEEVVPLPEEKEEVELARLLGGGHDTTNPLLAAAAPVALDLLPQPAGAG
- a CDS encoding cobyrinate a,c-diamide synthase, which translates into the protein MACVIAAPCSGSGKTLLSLCLAALARQRGASLQPFKVGPDYLDPQLLSEVAGRSCRNLDTQLCGEEWVRRCFRWHGSRTERVLVEGVMGLFDGRGPTSEGSTAEVAALLELPVVLVVEASRQAGSLAALVRGFRDHGPPQVTLAGVVLNRVGSERHRALLAEALAAIDVPLLGVLPHDPSLALPSRHLGLLPPGELEDLVERRRQWADLAARHLDLERLWPLLESPEPPPPGTVDPIHWVLERGRSGDGGDPALWLPLQAQADPCGVARAEGGTSGLLTASCSGGREGSSAGRLPSSLAVPPPEPDPSCRVPLPVAIASDQAFHFRYPEVSELLLALGLQPHPWSPLADAPLPAGCRAVLLPGGYPELHAEQLAASRRSLGALAAAARGRVPVVAECGGLLLLGQRLHDPDDRPHAMAGVLPFSARRGSLTLGYRQAEAHCDGLLVRRGERLIGHEFHRWQLRPDPPVPTDAAAVPWVEPRQSQALQADGEGARPLANRLIRTDWTAAPMATAPGLWQLEGWGWPGRPEGWTNAALHASWLHLHWAGCPVIPLRLAAAAASAVPLPTNGDFCSPRTPAPPRAGSAGG
- a CDS encoding GAP family protein; protein product: MAAAAAGLLNLASLAGELLGFALAISFSPLHIALLLLLLLGPDPLRRGGWFVAGWLLVSLLELTLLLALGHGLLLTMEKGSDHRTGLDLLAAGALMAVGLNELLSRGEEEAVPGWASRLDRFCARPLLPLLALSALIQVISPDDVFLYAKAGGSLLAAGFNRPEELVAVLLFSLATGLLLLVPLGALLVVGQERLQPWLERGKAWLYARADTLVGLVSLALAVYLGAQGVQGLRLA
- a CDS encoding ATP-dependent RecD-like DNA helicase, whose protein sequence is MTEAALTPDQRRAEDTFAAWLEAPEAGVPFVLSGYAGTGKTFLSTRLLQRVEARALCWTVVAPTHKAVGVLHQHLQQAGLRPTWYPSTIHRLLRLKLKRQGDREICEETSQTAGSLEHLALVLVDEASMVDSSLLDITLRCAHPFRTRLVFVGDPAQLPPVGEAESPVFSLGRSFRADLTHVVRHQGPVLRLAQGIREQALPCSRPPALGTIEAPEGRVAILGRQEWLQAAQESLRRCAESGDPDRTRILCYTNRSLEQLVPIARRALHGSMADQLPVLPGEVLITRGAVLAPACRQGAETGEEPDMVLGSNRELEVIDVRPERCDLLDFGVQAADLEGLAVPLIDTLSARVDSGESQLELRLLPPLGSEARNQLEAVLERLRQRARDAGKQGGRSLWRRFFLVRDAFASLGPAAVLTVHRSQGSTFAEVFVDADVFWPRDPVLRRQLVYVAVSRASQSVSLMATDPGPRSDPGAGELWRNWLQERDGPGSKPGPT
- the zwf gene encoding glucose-6-phosphate dehydrogenase yields the protein MPSLLTNPLRVGLRQERVITPQCIVIFGASGDLTHRKLVPALFELYRQRRLPSEFAVLGCARRPWSDEEFRQKMAEALADEIREHPSAWDSFSQGLFYEPVDLQQSDHLVRLAGRLEAIDRLRATRGNRTFYLSVSPEFYGSGCRALAGAGLLADPERSRVVIEKPFGRDYGSAQALNKVVQACAKESQVFRIDHYLGKETVQNILVMRFANTIFEPIWNRNYIANVQITAAETVGVEERAGYYETSGALRDMVQNHLTQILALTAMEPPGRFDAEAIRNEKAKVLQAARLAREDEPWKCCVRGQYSRGGSAASPLPGYRDEPGVNPNSTTETYVAMKLFINNWRWQGVPFYLRTGKRLPKRLSEVVLTFREAPVHLFDAAGGAPTPNQLILRIQPDEGAEIRFEVKAPGSGMRSRPVDMAFSYDDSFGEPSDEGYVRLLADAMLGDPTLYTRSDEVEAAWRLYTPLLELIEEAPWQLPVHPYEARTWGPAAADNLMAEDGLVWRRP
- a CDS encoding acylphosphatase, producing the protein MQPQDPRPTQGRERWRLIVRGQVQGVGYRAICRRRAEELRLSGWVRNLPDGSVEVEAEGQTRDLGELLLWCERGPQGSQVSGVSSTRIAPTGSDWFEIRR